Proteins co-encoded in one Streptomyces sp. SLBN-31 genomic window:
- a CDS encoding DUF742 domain-containing protein — MSADGQGTSHWFDDEAGPVVRPYAMTRGRTTSPGQHRLDLIAVVVAEPHADDPDADTTLSPEHVDIVDLCRDTPQSVAELAAGLDLPIGVVRVLVGDLVDAEFVHVNRPIPPAELVDESILRDVINGLRAL; from the coding sequence ATGAGCGCTGACGGTCAGGGAACAAGCCACTGGTTCGACGACGAGGCCGGACCGGTCGTCCGCCCCTACGCGATGACACGCGGTCGCACGACCAGCCCGGGGCAGCACCGCCTCGACCTGATCGCGGTGGTGGTCGCGGAACCGCACGCGGACGACCCGGACGCCGACACGACGCTGTCGCCCGAACACGTGGACATCGTCGACCTGTGCCGGGACACCCCCCAGTCGGTCGCCGAACTCGCCGCCGGGCTCGACCTGCCCATCGGTGTGGTCCGGGTCCTCGTCGGAGACCTCGTGGACGCGGAATTCGTCCACGTCAACCGGCCGATCCCGCCTGCCGAGCTGGTGGACGAGAGTATTCTGCGCGACGTGATCAACGGCCTCCGGGCGCTGTGA
- a CDS encoding roadblock/LC7 domain-containing protein translates to MTAPKATGHSATDQSGELNWLLDELVDRVASIRKALVLSGDGLPTGVSRDLTREDSEHLAAVASGFHSLAKGVGRHFEAGNVRQTIVELDEAFLFVTAAGDGSCLAVLADADADIGQVAYEMTLLVKRVGAHLGTAPRTDLPAGG, encoded by the coding sequence ATGACCGCACCGAAGGCGACCGGCCACAGCGCGACCGATCAGTCCGGAGAGCTGAACTGGCTCCTGGACGAGCTGGTGGACCGCGTCGCGAGCATCCGCAAGGCTCTCGTGCTCTCCGGCGACGGCCTGCCGACCGGCGTGTCCAGGGACCTGACCCGGGAGGACAGCGAGCACCTCGCCGCCGTCGCCTCCGGGTTCCACAGCCTCGCCAAGGGCGTGGGCCGCCACTTCGAGGCGGGCAACGTCCGGCAGACCATCGTGGAACTCGACGAGGCCTTCCTGTTCGTGACGGCCGCGGGCGACGGCAGCTGCCTGGCCGTCCTCGCCGACGCCGACGCCGACATCGGCCAGGTGGCGTACGAGATGACACTCCTGGTCAAGCGCGTCGGCGCGCATCTCGGCACCGCTCCACGCACCGATCTGCCCGCAGGCGGGTAG
- a CDS encoding nitrate- and nitrite sensing domain-containing protein, with protein MRFRGKSIRRKIVALLLVPLVSLTAIWGFATVLTGREAEQLFNVSDVVEKVAYPIEDTVRVVQQERRQSLVYLADPRASEGISDLRRTRAATDKAVARIRKNSTNPDVRDAMGGETTDRLSTVLDAFKGLDDLRHSVEDGTVDRAQALDLYNRLIDPCYVLLTNLHVVDNVEMDKQYRALVSLARARELLSREDALLGSALVVGKPSRTELRKVTDLIAQRSLIYDYNLQLLPSSDRDRYQRFWKNAETAPLRVAEQSAVSAGAGTSPEVTAKNWDNAAGNVLDELGTLNDQADDRYQDRVRPVAMGVIAKAAVAGVLGLLALLFSLFLSVRIGRTLIRDLRKLRLEAHEASGVRLPSVMRRLSAGEQVDVETEAPRLEYDKNEIGEVGQALNTLQRAAVEAAVKQAELRAGVSEVFVNLARRSQVLLHKQLTLLDSMERRTEDTDELADLFRLDHLTTRMRRHAEGLVILSGAAPSRQWRKPVQLMDVVRAAVAEVEDYERIEVRRLPRVAVTGPAVADLTHLVAELLENATVFSPPHTAVQVVGERVANGFTLEIHDRGLGMAADALLDANLRLAETPEFELSDTDRLGLFVVSRLAQRQNVRVSLQTSPYGGTTAVVFIPDALLTDDVPDTNGIGFRLDRPQPSKEAELEESRRNELSRVPVQLPGALLNGPVELEAPVDLDDFPGALDDEDDERGGIFRPLRSRALADDEPGGRHDDLRRPDADGRGSAHGDQDDRSGSPVQLPRRSTPKLVSSHGRPVTDARPRREDTHEAPPARSGRPEPKTAVPLPSRRREELLTGSAPDASDPEAAPPLPNRRRGTSPLRPGQGETGRPGGGAAAGAPGEHPLSPALPARTRPAPATPGRADALGGRPGAGTPEGGSGAGALPRRVRQANLAPQLRQSAVRRTDERAEPVERDADEVRNRMASLQRGWQRGRDENAAGDDAHRGTAPQGTTKGDGR; from the coding sequence ATGCGCTTTCGCGGGAAGTCGATCCGCCGGAAGATCGTGGCGCTGCTTCTCGTGCCGCTGGTGTCCCTCACCGCGATCTGGGGCTTCGCCACCGTACTCACCGGACGTGAGGCGGAACAGCTGTTCAACGTGTCGGACGTGGTGGAGAAGGTCGCTTATCCGATCGAGGACACCGTCCGCGTCGTACAGCAGGAACGCCGCCAGTCCCTCGTCTATCTCGCCGACCCCCGCGCCTCCGAGGGGATCAGCGATCTGCGGCGCACCCGGGCCGCCACCGACAAGGCCGTCGCACGGATCCGGAAGAACTCCACGAACCCGGATGTGCGCGACGCCATGGGCGGGGAGACGACCGACCGCCTGAGCACGGTGCTGGACGCGTTCAAGGGTCTCGACGACCTGCGGCACAGTGTCGAGGACGGAACCGTCGACCGCGCCCAGGCCCTCGATCTCTACAACCGCCTGATCGACCCCTGCTACGTGCTGCTCACCAACCTCCACGTCGTCGACAACGTGGAGATGGACAAGCAGTACCGTGCCCTGGTCAGCCTCGCCCGCGCCCGCGAACTGCTCTCCCGCGAGGACGCGCTCCTGGGCTCCGCCCTGGTCGTCGGCAAGCCCTCCCGCACCGAGCTGCGCAAGGTCACCGACCTCATCGCCCAGCGCAGCCTGATCTACGACTACAACCTGCAGCTGCTGCCCTCCTCGGATCGCGATCGCTACCAGCGGTTCTGGAAGAACGCCGAGACGGCCCCGCTGCGCGTGGCCGAACAGTCCGCGGTCTCCGCGGGAGCCGGCACCTCCCCCGAGGTCACCGCCAAGAACTGGGACAACGCCGCCGGGAACGTCCTCGACGAGCTCGGCACCCTCAACGACCAGGCGGACGACCGCTACCAGGACCGCGTACGCCCCGTCGCGATGGGGGTCATCGCCAAGGCCGCCGTCGCCGGCGTCCTCGGCCTGCTGGCCCTGCTCTTCTCGCTCTTCCTGTCCGTGCGCATCGGCCGCACCCTCATCCGCGACCTGCGAAAGCTGCGCCTGGAGGCCCATGAGGCGTCGGGCGTGCGGCTGCCCAGCGTCATGCGGCGCCTGTCCGCAGGCGAGCAGGTCGACGTGGAGACCGAGGCACCGCGCCTGGAGTACGACAAGAACGAGATCGGCGAGGTCGGCCAGGCTCTCAACACCCTGCAGCGCGCCGCCGTCGAGGCCGCCGTCAAACAGGCCGAACTGCGCGCCGGCGTCTCCGAGGTGTTCGTCAACCTCGCCCGCCGCAGCCAGGTCCTGCTGCACAAGCAGCTCACCCTCCTCGACAGCATGGAGCGCCGCACCGAGGACACCGACGAACTGGCCGACCTCTTCCGGCTCGACCACCTGACCACCCGTATGCGCCGGCACGCCGAGGGCCTGGTGATCCTCTCCGGCGCCGCCCCGTCCCGGCAGTGGCGCAAACCCGTCCAGCTCATGGACGTCGTGCGGGCCGCCGTCGCCGAGGTCGAGGACTACGAGCGCATCGAGGTCCGCAGGCTGCCCCGGGTCGCCGTCACCGGCCCGGCCGTCGCCGACCTCACCCACCTCGTGGCCGAACTCCTGGAGAACGCCACCGTGTTCTCGCCCCCGCACACGGCCGTGCAGGTCGTCGGAGAGCGGGTCGCCAACGGCTTCACCCTGGAGATCCACGACCGCGGTCTGGGCATGGCCGCCGACGCACTGCTGGACGCCAACCTGCGGCTCGCCGAGACACCCGAGTTCGAGCTGTCCGACACCGACCGGCTCGGTCTGTTCGTGGTCAGCCGGCTCGCCCAGCGGCAGAACGTGCGCGTCTCCCTCCAGACGTCCCCGTACGGCGGCACCACCGCCGTCGTCTTCATCCCGGACGCGCTGCTGACCGACGACGTGCCCGACACGAACGGCATCGGCTTCCGCCTCGACCGCCCCCAGCCCTCGAAGGAGGCCGAACTCGAGGAGAGCCGCCGCAACGAGCTGTCCCGGGTGCCAGTGCAACTGCCCGGCGCGCTCCTGAACGGGCCGGTCGAGCTGGAGGCCCCCGTCGACCTCGACGACTTCCCGGGCGCGCTCGACGACGAGGACGACGAACGCGGCGGCATCTTCCGCCCCCTGCGGTCCCGCGCCCTCGCCGACGACGAACCGGGCGGCCGGCACGACGACCTCCGGCGCCCCGACGCCGACGGCCGCGGGTCCGCCCACGGCGACCAGGACGACCGTTCGGGCTCGCCCGTCCAGCTGCCCCGGCGCAGCACGCCCAAGCTGGTCAGCTCCCACGGACGCCCGGTCACCGACGCACGACCCCGGCGCGAGGACACGCACGAGGCCCCGCCGGCCCGGTCCGGCCGCCCCGAGCCGAAGACCGCCGTGCCGCTGCCGTCCCGGCGCCGCGAGGAACTCCTGACGGGCAGCGCGCCGGACGCCTCGGACCCCGAGGCCGCGCCGCCCCTGCCCAACCGCAGGCGAGGCACCTCGCCGCTGCGTCCGGGCCAGGGCGAAACCGGCCGTCCCGGCGGGGGCGCCGCGGCCGGCGCCCCCGGCGAGCACCCGCTGAGCCCCGCACTTCCCGCCCGCACCCGACCCGCCCCGGCAACGCCCGGCAGAGCGGACGCCCTCGGCGGGCGCCCCGGCGCCGGCACTCCGGAGGGCGGATCCGGCGCGGGCGCGCTGCCGCGGCGGGTGCGCCAGGCCAACCTGGCCCCACAGCTGCGCCAGAGCGCCGTGCGGCGCACCGATGAGCGCGCGGAACCCGTCGAGCGGGACGCCGACGAGGTACGCAACCGTATGGCCTCGCTCCAGCGCGGCTGGCAGCGCGGTCGCGACGAGAATGCCGCGGGCGACGACGCCCACCGTGGCACAGCACCACAAGGAACGACTAAGGGGGACGGTCGATGA
- a CDS encoding GntR family transcriptional regulator, with protein MAEQLTSLAEDRALLGRTSTAERVSDILRSRIAEGFFPPGTRLSEDSIGGALGVSRNTLREAFRLLTHERLLVHELNRGVFVRVLAVEDVEDIYRTRGLVECAVVRGLGEPPYGLDGLSAAVEEGLRAAREGDWKALGTANIHFHRELVALAGSARTDELMRSVFAELRLAFHVVDDPKRLHEPYLARNRQILQALEAGDRAEAEKLLATYLRDSLERVVEVYRRRVGEEAHGAGPGASSSH; from the coding sequence ATGGCAGAGCAGCTGACGTCACTCGCCGAGGACCGCGCCCTCCTGGGACGCACCAGCACCGCCGAACGGGTTTCGGACATCCTCAGAAGCCGCATCGCCGAGGGCTTCTTCCCGCCCGGCACGCGCCTGTCGGAGGACAGCATCGGCGGCGCGCTCGGGGTCTCCCGCAACACCCTGCGCGAGGCGTTCCGGCTGCTCACGCACGAACGCCTGCTCGTCCACGAGCTCAACCGCGGTGTCTTCGTCCGGGTCCTGGCGGTCGAGGACGTCGAGGACATCTACCGCACCCGCGGCCTCGTCGAGTGCGCCGTCGTCCGCGGGCTCGGCGAGCCGCCGTACGGGCTCGACGGGCTGTCGGCGGCCGTCGAGGAGGGGCTGCGGGCGGCGCGCGAGGGTGACTGGAAAGCGCTGGGCACCGCCAACATCCACTTCCACCGGGAACTGGTGGCCCTCGCGGGCAGCGCCCGCACCGACGAGCTGATGCGCAGCGTCTTCGCCGAACTGCGGCTCGCCTTCCACGTCGTCGACGACCCGAAGCGGCTCCACGAGCCCTATCTCGCCCGCAACCGCCAGATCCTCCAGGCGTTGGAGGCCGGGGACCGGGCGGAGGCCGAGAAGCTGCTCGCGACGTATCTGCGGGACTCCCTGGAGCGAGTCGTCGAGGTCTACCGCAGGCGGGTCGGCGAGGAGGCCCATGGAGCCGGGCCAGGCGCGAGCTCCTCGCACTGA
- a CDS encoding MFS transporter, whose translation MSTTPPPQALTTDAQVGEHPDHDGALGWLRALGPRGRRAFAGAFGGYALDSYDYFTLPLSMVALSAYFGLNSGQTGLFTTVTLVVSAVGGALAGVVADRVGRVKALMITVITYAVFTVACGFAPNYETLLVFRALQGLGFGGEWAVGAILVAEYASARHRGRTLGAIQSSWAVGWALAVIMYTVVFSYAGDDLAWRIMFWTGALPALLVIWMRRRVHDAPEAVAVREKATEKGSFTAIFKPGLLRTTVFAGLLSTGVQGGYYTLATWVPTYLKTDRDLSVVGTGGYLTFLISGAFLGYLTGGYLTDRLGRRRNIWLFALLSAVCILAYANIPQGANTLLLVLGFPLGFCMSAIFSGFGSYLSELYPTAVRGTGQGFTYNTGRAVGAVFPTAVGFLADSWGVGGALVFGAIGYGIAALALLGLPETRGKELA comes from the coding sequence ATGAGCACGACCCCTCCACCGCAGGCCCTGACCACCGACGCGCAGGTCGGCGAACACCCCGACCACGACGGCGCGTTGGGCTGGCTGCGCGCCCTCGGTCCGCGCGGCCGGCGCGCCTTCGCCGGCGCTTTCGGCGGCTATGCCCTGGATTCGTACGACTACTTCACCCTGCCGCTGAGCATGGTCGCCCTGTCCGCGTACTTCGGCCTCAACAGCGGCCAGACCGGCCTCTTCACCACCGTCACGCTCGTGGTCTCCGCGGTCGGCGGCGCCCTCGCGGGGGTGGTGGCGGACCGGGTGGGCCGGGTCAAGGCGCTGATGATCACGGTCATCACGTACGCGGTCTTCACCGTGGCCTGCGGCTTCGCGCCCAACTACGAGACACTGCTGGTCTTCCGGGCGCTCCAGGGCCTCGGCTTCGGCGGCGAGTGGGCGGTCGGCGCGATCCTCGTCGCCGAGTACGCGAGCGCCAGGCACCGCGGACGCACCCTGGGCGCGATCCAGAGCTCCTGGGCCGTGGGCTGGGCGCTGGCCGTGATCATGTACACGGTCGTGTTCTCGTACGCGGGTGACGACCTGGCCTGGCGGATCATGTTCTGGACGGGCGCCCTGCCCGCGCTGCTGGTGATCTGGATGCGGCGCCGGGTGCACGACGCCCCGGAGGCGGTCGCCGTACGCGAGAAGGCCACCGAAAAGGGCTCGTTCACCGCGATCTTCAAGCCGGGTCTGCTGCGCACCACCGTCTTCGCCGGTCTGCTGTCCACCGGCGTCCAGGGCGGCTACTACACGCTCGCCACCTGGGTGCCGACGTACCTGAAGACCGACCGCGACCTGTCGGTGGTCGGCACCGGCGGCTATCTGACCTTCCTGATCTCCGGCGCCTTCCTCGGCTATCTGACCGGCGGCTACCTCACCGACCGGCTCGGCCGCCGGCGCAACATCTGGCTGTTCGCCCTGCTGTCCGCGGTCTGCATCCTGGCGTACGCCAACATCCCGCAGGGCGCCAACACCCTGCTCCTGGTGCTGGGTTTCCCGCTCGGATTCTGCATGTCGGCCATCTTCAGCGGCTTCGGTTCCTATCTGAGCGAGCTGTACCCGACGGCCGTGCGGGGCACCGGCCAGGGCTTCACGTACAACACCGGGCGTGCCGTCGGCGCGGTCTTCCCCACGGCGGTCGGCTTCCTTGCCGACAGCTGGGGCGTGGGCGGCGCCCTGGTGTTCGGTGCGATCGGCTACGGCATCGCGGCACTGGCCCTCCTCGGGCTGCCGGAGACGCGCGGGAAGGAACTGGCGTGA
- a CDS encoding putative hydro-lyase, whose product MNRTEDAVADRPLTLVDEHAHAWSPKTARARFRDGLSGPTAGVAAGHTQVNLISVPADWAYDMLLFCQRNPKPCPVLDVTDAGSWTTVLADGADLRTDLPRYRVWRDGELVEEPTDVRAHWREDLVSFLIGCSFTFEWALAEAGVPIRHVEQGRNVPMYVTDRQCRPAGRLHGPMVVSMRPVPPQHLSAAIRESSLLPAVHGSPVHCGDPSGLGIGDLGRPDFGDAVDAAPDDIPVFWACGVTPQAAVMASRPPFAITHAPGQMFLTDARDEQYRVA is encoded by the coding sequence GTGAACCGCACCGAGGACGCGGTCGCCGACCGCCCCCTGACCCTGGTCGACGAGCACGCGCACGCGTGGAGCCCGAAAACCGCCCGCGCCCGCTTCCGCGACGGCCTCTCCGGCCCGACCGCCGGGGTCGCGGCGGGCCACACCCAGGTCAACCTGATCTCGGTGCCCGCCGACTGGGCGTACGACATGCTGCTGTTCTGCCAGCGCAACCCCAAGCCGTGCCCGGTGCTCGACGTGACGGACGCCGGTTCCTGGACCACCGTCCTCGCCGACGGCGCGGACCTGCGCACCGATCTGCCGCGCTACCGGGTCTGGCGGGACGGCGAGTTGGTCGAAGAGCCCACGGACGTGCGCGCCCACTGGCGCGAGGATCTGGTGTCGTTCCTGATCGGCTGCAGTTTCACCTTCGAGTGGGCGCTGGCCGAGGCGGGCGTGCCGATCCGGCACGTCGAGCAGGGCCGCAACGTGCCGATGTACGTGACCGACCGTCAGTGCCGCCCGGCGGGGCGGCTGCACGGCCCCATGGTGGTGTCCATGCGGCCGGTGCCGCCGCAGCACCTGTCCGCGGCGATCCGGGAGAGCAGTCTGCTCCCGGCGGTGCACGGCAGTCCCGTGCACTGCGGCGATCCCTCGGGGCTCGGCATCGGCGACCTCGGCCGGCCCGACTTCGGCGACGCGGTGGACGCGGCGCCGGACGACATCCCGGTGTTCTGGGCCTGCGGTGTGACCCCGCAGGCCGCGGTGATGGCCTCCCGCCCACCGTTCGCCATCACGCACGCACCGGGACAGATGTTCCTGACGGACGCCCGCGACGAGCAGTACCGCGTGGCCTGA
- a CDS encoding LamB/YcsF family protein, whose translation MTSIDLNADLGEGFGRWRLTDDERLLSVVTSANVACGFHAGDAATMRRVCELAAERGVRIGAQVSYRDLAGFGRRAMDVPPAELAAEVAYQIGALEVFARAAGTRVSYVKPHGALYNRVVRDEEQAGAVVDGVRLADATLPVLGLPGSRLLEYAEKAGLPAVTEAFADRAYTEEGTLVPRAHEGAVVTDPEAVVERSVGLARDGVVDAHSGARVEVRARSLCLHGDTPGAVELARLVRERLQASGVRVEAFA comes from the coding sequence ATGACCTCGATCGATCTGAACGCCGACCTCGGCGAGGGATTCGGCCGCTGGCGGCTCACCGACGACGAGCGGCTGCTGTCCGTCGTCACCAGCGCCAACGTGGCCTGCGGCTTCCACGCCGGCGACGCGGCCACCATGCGGCGCGTGTGCGAGCTCGCGGCCGAGCGCGGCGTCCGGATCGGCGCCCAGGTGTCCTACCGGGACCTGGCCGGCTTCGGGCGGCGGGCGATGGACGTCCCGCCCGCCGAACTGGCGGCCGAAGTGGCCTACCAGATCGGCGCCCTGGAGGTCTTCGCCCGCGCGGCGGGCACGCGCGTGTCGTACGTCAAACCGCACGGCGCGCTCTACAACCGCGTGGTGCGCGACGAAGAGCAGGCCGGCGCGGTCGTCGACGGCGTCCGGCTCGCCGACGCCACGCTGCCCGTGCTGGGCCTGCCCGGCTCGCGGCTGCTGGAGTACGCCGAGAAGGCCGGACTCCCGGCCGTCACCGAGGCGTTCGCCGACCGCGCGTACACCGAGGAGGGCACGCTGGTGCCGCGCGCCCATGAAGGCGCCGTGGTGACCGACCCCGAGGCGGTGGTGGAGCGCTCGGTCGGCCTGGCCCGAGACGGCGTGGTCGACGCGCACTCCGGGGCGCGCGTCGAGGTACGCGCGCGCTCCCTGTGCCTGCACGGCGACACACCGGGCGCGGTCGAACTGGCCCGGCTGGTGCGGGAGCGGCTGCAGGCATCCGGCGTCCGCGTGGAGGCCTTCGCATGA
- a CDS encoding allophanate hydrolase subunit 1, with protein sequence MRVLPVGERAVLVEVACGEEAQALHAELLRRRAEGSLSAREIVPAARTVLLDGVDDPVRLTAELTAAEVPPAPPRAREAVEIPVRYDGPDLADVAAHWHVDTREVARIHADTEFSVAFCGFAPGFGYLTGLPRHYDVPRRATPRTAVPAGAVALAGPYTGVYPRSSPGGWQLIGSTDTVLWDHARVPAALLSPGTRVRFVPVGRS encoded by the coding sequence ATGAGGGTGCTGCCCGTCGGCGAGCGCGCCGTCCTGGTCGAGGTGGCCTGCGGGGAGGAGGCGCAGGCGCTGCACGCCGAGTTGCTGCGCCGCCGCGCCGAGGGATCGCTGTCGGCCCGCGAGATCGTCCCCGCCGCCCGCACGGTCCTCCTGGACGGCGTGGACGATCCGGTCCGCCTCACCGCCGAACTGACGGCCGCCGAGGTTCCCCCCGCTCCCCCACGCGCGCGTGAGGCGGTCGAGATCCCGGTGCGCTACGACGGTCCCGACCTGGCGGACGTGGCCGCGCACTGGCACGTCGACACCCGCGAGGTGGCCCGCATCCACGCCGACACCGAGTTCAGCGTCGCCTTCTGCGGGTTCGCCCCCGGATTCGGCTACCTCACCGGCCTGCCACGGCACTACGACGTCCCGCGCCGGGCCACCCCGCGCACGGCCGTCCCGGCGGGCGCCGTGGCCCTGGCGGGCCCCTACACGGGCGTGTACCCGCGCTCGTCGCCCGGTGGCTGGCAGCTGATCGGCAGCACGGACACGGTCCTGTGGGACCACGCGCGCGTGCCGGCCGCGCTGCTGTCGCCCGGCACGCGCGTGCGGTTCGTCCCGGTGGGGCGCTCATGA
- a CDS encoding biotin-dependent carboxyltransferase family protein, producing MTDRALVVVRAGALTTVQDQGRPGHAHLGVPRSGALDGPAAALVNRLVGNPPGAAVLETTVNGCSLRPRSAVTVAVGGAPCPVTVEGRPVAWGAPVRVPAGALLNVGTVVSGVRSYVAVSGGVAVDPVLGSRSTDLLSGLGPPPLADGTVLPLGTPEALHARVDAAPQPAPPVELVLRVTLGPRDDWFTPAALRAFTSLAYRVSPASNRIGLRTEGPTLERARHGELPSEGMVLGAVQVPPDGRPVVFLSDHPTTGGYPVIGVVQAEDLPAAAQASPGTPVRFVGTRRH from the coding sequence ATGACGGACCGTGCGCTCGTCGTCGTACGCGCCGGGGCGCTGACCACCGTCCAGGACCAGGGCCGCCCGGGCCACGCCCACCTCGGGGTGCCGCGCTCCGGGGCACTCGACGGCCCGGCGGCGGCGCTCGTCAACCGTCTCGTCGGCAATCCGCCCGGCGCCGCAGTCCTGGAGACCACGGTCAACGGCTGCTCACTGCGGCCGCGTTCGGCGGTCACGGTGGCCGTCGGGGGCGCGCCCTGCCCGGTGACGGTGGAGGGCCGCCCGGTGGCCTGGGGCGCGCCCGTACGCGTCCCCGCCGGCGCCCTCCTCAACGTCGGCACCGTCGTGTCGGGTGTACGCAGCTACGTCGCCGTCTCCGGGGGCGTCGCCGTCGACCCGGTGCTGGGAAGCCGTTCCACGGACCTGCTGTCCGGTCTGGGGCCGCCGCCGCTCGCGGACGGCACCGTGCTGCCCCTGGGCACGCCTGAGGCCCTTCACGCGCGTGTGGACGCCGCGCCGCAGCCGGCGCCGCCGGTCGAGCTCGTCCTGAGGGTGACGCTCGGTCCGCGCGACGACTGGTTCACCCCGGCGGCACTGCGCGCCTTCACGTCCCTGGCGTACCGGGTCTCCCCGGCGAGCAACCGTATCGGCCTGCGCACGGAGGGCCCCACCCTGGAGCGAGCCCGTCATGGCGAACTCCCCAGCGAGGGCATGGTGCTGGGCGCGGTCCAAGTCCCTCCGGACGGCAGGCCGGTGGTCTTCCTGTCCGACCACCCGACCACCGGGGGCTACCCGGTGATCGGTGTCGTCCAGGCCGAGGACCTCCCGGCCGCCGCCCAGGCGTCACCGGGCACCCCGGTCCGCTTCGTAGGCACACGGCGGCACTGA
- a CDS encoding GDSL-type esterase/lipase family protein: protein MRAPRFVALGDSLTEGVGDPAGNGWRGWAALLAGALAEADVELTNLAVSGAQTGRPWRSGRRSVSPVA, encoded by the coding sequence ATGAGAGCCCCGCGTTTCGTCGCCCTCGGGGACTCCCTGACCGAGGGCGTGGGCGACCCGGCCGGGAACGGGTGGCGCGGCTGGGCCGCGCTGCTCGCCGGCGCACTCGCCGAGGCGGACGTCGAGTTGACCAACCTCGCCGTCAGCGGGGCGCAGACCGGGAGGCCCTGGAGGTCCGGACGCCGGTCGGTCTCGCCGGTTGCGTGA
- a CDS encoding glycosyltransferase, translated as MTSLRIVRLANFVAPASGGLRTALRELGKGYRAAGHEPVLIVPGARADDRDTEQGRVITLPGPLLPGTGGYRVLTDKRRVAALLEDLAPDRLEVSDRTTLRWTGKWARRHRVPAVMVSHETADGVLRTWGLSENAARRAADALNTRTAHTYARVVCTTEFAEREFVRIGARNVVRAPLGVDLVERRPALRDAGLRAQYARVTETLLVTCTRLSVEKRPGTALDALEALIRRGRPAVLVVAGDGPLRSRLELRARERRLPVTFLGHVSDRARLGALQASADVCLAPGPAETFGLAALEAMACATPVVVSASSALPEVIGSAGAVAADHGEAFAEAVDTLLELPEGERREAARARAECFGWNTAVDAFLAVHDATVPTRRFTRGGVA; from the coding sequence ATGACCTCACTGCGCATCGTCCGGCTCGCCAACTTCGTCGCGCCCGCTTCCGGCGGACTGCGCACCGCCCTGCGCGAACTCGGCAAGGGCTACCGGGCGGCCGGACACGAGCCCGTGCTCATCGTCCCCGGCGCACGCGCCGACGACCGCGACACCGAACAGGGCCGCGTCATCACGCTGCCCGGGCCGCTGCTCCCCGGTACGGGCGGCTATCGCGTGCTGACCGACAAGCGGCGGGTCGCCGCCCTGCTGGAGGACCTGGCGCCGGACCGGCTGGAGGTCTCCGACCGGACGACACTCAGGTGGACCGGCAAGTGGGCCCGGCGGCACCGGGTGCCCGCCGTGATGGTCTCCCACGAGACCGCCGACGGCGTGCTGCGCACCTGGGGCCTGTCCGAGAACGCCGCCCGGCGCGCCGCGGACGCCCTCAACACCCGTACCGCGCACACCTATGCGCGCGTGGTGTGCACGACCGAGTTCGCCGAGCGGGAGTTCGTACGGATCGGCGCACGCAACGTCGTACGGGCACCGCTGGGCGTCGACCTGGTGGAACGCCGTCCCGCGCTGCGCGACGCCGGGCTGCGCGCACAGTACGCGCGCGTGACCGAGACGCTGCTGGTGACCTGCACACGCCTGTCCGTGGAGAAACGGCCAGGCACGGCTCTGGACGCCCTGGAAGCGCTGATCCGCCGCGGGCGTCCGGCGGTGCTGGTCGTCGCCGGTGACGGGCCGCTGCGGTCTCGGCTCGAACTGCGGGCGCGCGAGCGCCGGTTGCCGGTGACCTTCCTCGGGCACGTCTCGGACCGGGCGAGGCTCGGCGCACTGCAGGCCTCGGCCGACGTCTGCCTGGCTCCCGGGCCCGCCGAGACGTTCGGCCTGGCCGCGCTGGAGGCGATGGCCTGCGCGACCCCGGTCGTGGTGAGCGCGTCGTCGGCGCTGCCGGAGGTCATCGGCTCCGCGGGGGCCGTCGCGGCGGACCACGGGGAGGCCTTCGCGGAGGCAGTGGACACGCTGCTCGAACTCCCCGAAGGGGAACGGCGCGAGGCGGCACGCGCGCGTGCGGAGTGCTTCGGGTGGAACACCGCGGTGGACGCGTTCCTCGCCGTGCACGACGCGACGGTACCGACGCGTCGTTTCACCCGCGGGGGCGTGGCATGA